The Saccharomyces mikatae IFO 1815 strain IFO1815 genome assembly, chromosome: 13 genome has a segment encoding these proteins:
- the AIM36 gene encoding Aim36p (similar to Saccharomyces cerevisiae AIM36 (YMR157C); ancestral locus Anc_2.358) codes for MLRLLGRNVSTSSRHCSYLLGGLQKQLPLFSPPLLRARYLSSTNSTTKPNKPAKIDAPGFKKIFLVAIIGTVIFVKTVKSLDKNKPKTTLSEEEFENVVKGLKRRVAIFPQGKVDIRFSLLSSINETEDVLRKSQDDDLSKLQFVDPANVIDYYRALKNDRYEALLNEYYDKYGHDTYIDKLPTGMLVMLLGRYMKDNYKAGDRLIVVNFPHSISDATKFENEVSIVSKILVPRKLKGSDICKYYETVGKADII; via the coding sequence ATGTTAAGACTGCTAGGGAGGAACGTATCAACAAGCAGCCGACATTGTTCTTATTTGCTGGGCGGACTACAGAAGCAATTGCCTTTATTTTCACCACCACTTCTGAGAGCACGATATTTATCCTCTACTAACTCAACTACAAAACCTAACAAACCAGCTAAAATAGATGCGCCAggattcaagaaaatttttcttgttgcCATTATTGGCACAGTGATATTTGTCAAGACAGTGAAATCCTTGGACAAAAATAAACCGAAGACAACGTTGTCTGAGGAAGAATTTGAGAATGTTGTTAAAGGGTTGAAGAGGCGTGTGGCAATCTTCCCGCAAGGTAAAGTTGATATACGGTTTTCTTTGTTATCCAGTATTAATGAGACTGAGGATGTCTTGCGAAAATCACAAGATGACGATTTAAGTAAACTACAGTTTGTCGATCCAGCCAACGTCATTGATTACTATAGAGCGTTAAAAAACGATCGATATGAAGCTCTATTGAATGAATACTACGATAAATACGGGCATGATACATACATTGATAAGTTACCAACCGGTATGTTGGTCATGCTTTTGGGCAGATATATGAAGGATAATTACAAGGCAGGTGACAGGCTAATAGTTGTCAACTTTCCACATTCGATTAGCGATGcaacaaaatttgaaaacgaAGTTTCTATAGTTTCTAAAATCTTGGTCCCAAGAAAACTCAAAGGCTCTGACATCTGTAAATATTATGAAACTGTAGGTAAGGCCGACATCATCTGA
- the MRPS8 gene encoding mitochondrial 37S ribosomal protein uS8m (similar to Saccharomyces cerevisiae MRPS8 (YMR158W); ancestral locus Anc_2.357) — protein sequence MSLVKLANTCAHLQNCSKVRVALTSIPYTKLQLQFAYNLYQQGFLSSLQKGSTMGPDKDYVEVTPDNISTRRLWIGLKYRDNKPVLSKCRLISKPNSRIHLPMEDMKRLCSGVTIRNIKPLQPGELILVRAQNSIMDINEAIAKKLDGEVLCRVK from the coding sequence ATGTCATTAGTCAAGCTTGCAAATACGTGTGCTCATTTACAAAACTGCTCGAAAGTTAGAGTGGCCCTGACATCAATTCCATATACGAAATTGCAATTACAGTTTGCGTATAACCTTTACCAACAAGGTTTTCTATCGTCTTTACAGAAGGGGTCAACTATGGGCCCGGATAAAGATTATGTTGAAGTGACACCTGATAATATCTCTACCAGAAGACTTTGGATAGGATTGAAGTACAGAGACAACAAACCCGTTCTCAGTAAATGCAGGTTAATATCCAAACCAAATTCAAGAATACACTTACCAATGGAAGATATGAAGAGATTGTGTTCTGGGGTTACTATTAGAAACATTAAACCCTTACAGCCAGGGGAATTGATTCTTGTCCGAGCTCAGAATAGTATTATGGACATTAATGAAGCCATTGCAAAAAAGTTGGACGGAGAAGTACTATGCAGAGTAAAATAA
- the ATG16 gene encoding Atg16p (similar to Saccharomyces cerevisiae ATG16 (YMR159C); ancestral locus Anc_2.354): MKVRKRMYKRGNQKPSVMDKSLISKLTDRNNKEAHLSELFQDNNGSLGDNIPNHDDALLNTLTILQQELKSKEQEIRKLREVIGLKNKNAERLNDELISGTIENNVLQQKLSDLKTEHSKLVAKFFKKTEKETNVMNTEKERRD, from the coding sequence ATGAAGGTAAGAAAGCGAATGTATAAAAGAGGAAATCAGAAACCAAGTGTAATGGATAAGTCGTTAATTAGTAAACTAACAGATCGAAATAACAAGGAGGCTCATTTAAGCGAATTATTTCAAGATAATAATGGCTCTCTTGGTGATAACATTCCCAATCATGACGATGCCTTACTGAATACATTGACAATATTGCAGCAAGAACTGAAAAGTAAAGAGCAAGAAATACGTAAATTAAGAGAAGTTATTGGTTTAAAGAATAAGAATGCTGAGAGGTTGAATGATGAACTGATTAGTGGaaccattgaaaataatgtttTACAACAGAAGCTCTCTGATCTTAAAACGGAACATTCCAAGCTAGTtgccaaatttttcaaaaagacaGAAAAAGAGACAAATGTTATGAATACCGAAAAAGAGAGGAGAGACTAA